One Chanodichthys erythropterus isolate Z2021 chromosome 10, ASM2448905v1, whole genome shotgun sequence DNA segment encodes these proteins:
- the nrarpa gene encoding notch-regulated ankyrin repeat-containing protein A, protein MSQADISTCSAPQRVFQEAVKKGNTKELHSLLQNMTNCEFNVNSFGPEGQTALHQSVIDGNLELVKLLVKFGADIRLANREGWSALHIAAFGGHQDIVLYLITKAKYSSGAR, encoded by the coding sequence ATGAGCCAGGCGGATATATCGACGTGCTCGGCGCCCCAGAGAGTCTTCCAGGAGGCGGTGAAGAAAGGCAACACGAAGGAGCTCCATTCACTCCTGCAGAACATGACCAACTGCGAGTTTAACGTCAACTCCTTCGGCCCCGAGGGACAGACGGCGCTGCACCAGTCGGTCATCGACGGGAATCTGGAGCTCGTGAAACTGCTGGTGAAATTCGGAGCCGATATTCGGCTGGCGAACCGAGAGGGATGGAGCGCGTTGCACATCGCCGCTTTTGGGGGACACCAAGACATCGTGTTATACCTCATCACCAAGGCCAAGTACTCCTCCGGCGCGCGGTGA